Below is a window of Thermocrinis sp. DNA.
GGAGCTGGTGCGGATGTGGTTTCTGGTAGTGAGCTTTACTTGGCTTTAAAGGCAGGAGTAGAGTCTTCTAAGATAGTCTATGCGGGTGTGGGAAAGACAGTTCAGGAAATAGAGTTTGCGGTTAAGCAAGACGTTTTGATGTTCAACGTGGAGTCCTCTATGGAACTTGATGTGCTAAACGACGTGGGGCAAAAGCTAGGCAAGAAAGTCAGAATAGCCATAAGGGTAAATCCAGACGTAGATCCTAAAACCCATCCTTACATATCCACTGGTATGAAGAAAAGTAAATTTGGCATAGACATAAAGCAGGCAAAGAAGGAGTACGAATACGCAAGGAAGCTGAAAAACTTAGAGATCGTCGGGATACACTGTCACATTGGCTCGCAAATACTGGACGTTTCTCCTTACATAGAGGCGGCGGAGAAGGTAGTAGAACTTTACTGGGATTTAAGCAAGTCTGGGTTTGATATAAAGTATTTAGACCTTGGTGGTGGCTTGGGTATAAAGTATCAGCCAGATCAGGCAAACCCAGAGCCAGAAGATTTAGCCCACGCCATAATGCCAAGCCTAAAAGATGTAAAAGCTCAGATAATTTTAGAGCCCGGAAGGTCCATAGTGGGGAATGGGGGCATCTTGATAACTCAGGTGCAGTTTCTAAAGGATAAAGGACACAAGCATTTTGTGATAGTGGATGCGGGTATGAACGACCTTATAAGACCAGCTATATATTCTGCCTACCATCACATAGTGCCTGTGATGGAAAGAAACTCAAAATACATAAAAACTGATGTGGTGGGTCCCATATGCGAAACTGGGGACTTTTTGGCTCTGGATAGGGAAATTCCTTACGTTGAAAGGGGAGATTATCTGGCGGTGCTTTCTGCGGGAGCTTACGGCTTTGCCATGTCTTCCCAATACAACGCAAGACCAAGAGCTTGTGAGGTTTTGGTGGAGAAAGGAAGCGTGAAGGTAATAAGAAGAAGGGAAACTTACGAAGATATAATTGAAAGAGTTGCTTGTTGCTGACGGTATAAAGAAAAGATACAAATACAGGGAAGTTTTAAAGGGGGTTAGTCTATACGTAAGAAGGGGAGAGGTGGTTGGACTTTTGGGTCCCAACGGTGCGGGAAAAACCACACTTTTTAACTGTCTGGTGGGCTTTTTACCGGTAGATGAAGGAAAAATAGAGCTGGAAGGTAAAGATATAACAAACATGCCTGCCCACAAAAGGGCAAAGGAAGGCCTATCCTTTCTTCCACAGGAGCATACGCTCTTTGAAGATCTAAGTGTTATGGAAAACTTGCTCATCTTTTTAGAGTTCTTTGAAGAAAGCAAAGAAGGCCAGCTGGCAAGGGCAGAAGAGCTTTTAACAGACTTTGGACTTTACGAGTTAAGAAATCAAAAAGCGGGAAGCTTGTCCGGAGGCCAAAAGAGAAGGTTAGAAGTTGCCCGCTGTCTTATACCAAAACCCAAATACATACTCTTTGACGAGCCCTTTGCGGGCATAGACCCCATAATGGTAGCGGACATAAGGCAGCTAATTCTTAACCTAAAAACCCAGGACATAGGCATTCTCATAACAGACCACAACGTCAGAGAAACCATAAAGGCGGTGGATAGGGTGTATATTATTTCAGAAGGGACCATTTTAGCCCAAGGAGAACCTTGGCAGGTAATAGAAAATCGAAAGGTTAGAGAAGTTTATCTTGGTAAAGACTTCCAGCTGTGATTTCGTTAAAAAGATGTCTCACCGTTTCTTTCCAATCCTTTTTACCTTCTTCCACCAGGTCCAAAAGCTCTTCCATCTTAGCGGTATAGCTGTAATCTACGAGCTTTGGAGAGTTTTGCATAAGAAAGTCCATCACCTGAAAGGCTATAGGAGTAGGCTTTAGCTCACCCTTTTCTACCACCACATAACCCCTTTCCTTTAGGGTTTTTACTATAGTGGAGTAGGTTGATGGTCTTCCTATGCCCAGGTCTTCCAGTTTTTTTACAAGGCTTCCTTCTGTGTATCTCCTGGGTGGTTGGGTTTGTCTTTCTTCCAAAAGGACCTGCTTTGGCTTTAGGATTTGTCCCTTTTCAAGCTCTGGCAGTTTTTGCTGTAGAAAGTCGTGCGGATAAAATTTAGACCAACCGTCAAAGATCAGCACCCTTCCTTTGGCAACTATTTCAAGGTTTTCTTGCCCTATGGGAACCAAAGTTACCCTTTGGTTTTCCAAGATGGCAGGCGTGGATAGGCTTGCCAAGGTCCTCCCAACTATCAACTCAAAGAGCAAGAGTTCTT
It encodes the following:
- the lptB gene encoding LPS export ABC transporter ATP-binding protein; this encodes MLVADGIKKRYKYREVLKGVSLYVRRGEVVGLLGPNGAGKTTLFNCLVGFLPVDEGKIELEGKDITNMPAHKRAKEGLSFLPQEHTLFEDLSVMENLLIFLEFFEESKEGQLARAEELLTDFGLYELRNQKAGSLSGGQKRRLEVARCLIPKPKYILFDEPFAGIDPIMVADIRQLILNLKTQDIGILITDHNVRETIKAVDRVYIISEGTILAQGEPWQVIENRKVREVYLGKDFQL
- the lysA gene encoding diaminopimelate decarboxylase, producing the protein MLKEYNPYLEYKGGELHLEEVSLKELAKEFGTPLYVYSASYIRDRIKAYRKAFPDALICYAVKANFNPSIIALAKEEGAGADVVSGSELYLALKAGVESSKIVYAGVGKTVQEIEFAVKQDVLMFNVESSMELDVLNDVGQKLGKKVRIAIRVNPDVDPKTHPYISTGMKKSKFGIDIKQAKKEYEYARKLKNLEIVGIHCHIGSQILDVSPYIEAAEKVVELYWDLSKSGFDIKYLDLGGGLGIKYQPDQANPEPEDLAHAIMPSLKDVKAQIILEPGRSIVGNGGILITQVQFLKDKGHKHFVIVDAGMNDLIRPAIYSAYHHIVPVMERNSKYIKTDVVGPICETGDFLALDREIPYVERGDYLAVLSAGAYGFAMSSQYNARPRACEVLVEKGSVKVIRRRETYEDIIERVACC